Proteins co-encoded in one Roseiconus lacunae genomic window:
- a CDS encoding prenyltransferase/squalene oxidase repeat-containing protein produces MSQSLAADSSSVDHHQNAASEFGQSRPKFIETGNRLNDPTQNPERKRSSGKQLPRIDTGEQTQLDGSLESPGGPTGPTGSVPPPAPPARPGGPANPAGKPLPPPPPPPRSTLPPVSPAEVRTPGATVGPTEPTPRSGIGSANQRWRGELPTVSDGSPPVPATGEEGALATAEEAEHDIAEEVTRSAPSWLLSLVIHLIVLLILALLTSPVPEGFQELVVEFGIAEEATEDATELDLSTPIMSDTIDAEVDALDDAMVETEIVDMFENVEAVEQAVIQPDQLGPGKVEISKPMFGGRSGAMRSALMAMYGATQETQEAVKLGLAWLKRQQTRRGYWRLDGPYDNGAGTENRCAATAMAILAFAGDGNTHLEGPYRQEVEKGVKALVAMQDRNGFMASDTRGNDRAYAQAQATIALCELYGMTKDSWLRAYAQRAIDYAFQAQGPNGGWRYRPREPGDTSVTGWYVMAIQSAMAAGLEVKDSQVRKVSTYLDSAAVYYGAGYSYQPGQNRATPAMTAEGLLCRQYLGWERGFAPMVDGVNLLQADAPFDINNHDVYYWYYATQVFHHFGGAPWKNWNDDMKVKLPALQIREGTERGSWAPQRDKWSIGGRMFTTCLSIYCLEVYYRHLPLYDQE; encoded by the coding sequence GTGTCACAAAGTCTCGCCGCTGATTCGTCCTCCGTGGATCATCATCAGAACGCCGCAAGCGAATTTGGGCAATCGAGACCAAAGTTTATCGAAACAGGCAATCGCTTGAACGATCCGACTCAAAATCCCGAACGCAAGCGATCGTCCGGAAAGCAGTTGCCTCGGATCGATACCGGTGAGCAGACCCAGCTCGACGGTTCCCTGGAATCCCCCGGCGGTCCGACCGGACCGACAGGCAGCGTTCCTCCGCCCGCACCGCCGGCTCGTCCCGGCGGTCCCGCGAATCCCGCAGGTAAGCCGCTCCCTCCCCCACCCCCGCCGCCTCGCTCGACCCTGCCCCCGGTCAGTCCTGCCGAAGTCCGCACGCCCGGGGCAACTGTCGGACCCACCGAACCGACGCCGCGCTCCGGAATCGGCTCGGCCAACCAACGATGGCGTGGGGAGTTGCCAACGGTCAGCGATGGCTCACCGCCGGTGCCCGCTACCGGCGAAGAAGGCGCCCTCGCAACCGCCGAAGAAGCGGAGCATGACATCGCCGAAGAGGTCACCCGGTCGGCGCCGTCCTGGTTGCTAAGTCTGGTGATTCACCTCATTGTGCTGCTGATCCTGGCCCTTTTGACCAGCCCCGTCCCGGAAGGGTTCCAGGAACTGGTCGTCGAATTTGGCATCGCCGAAGAAGCCACCGAGGACGCGACCGAACTGGATTTGTCGACACCGATCATGAGCGACACGATTGATGCCGAAGTCGACGCTCTCGACGACGCAATGGTCGAAACCGAAATCGTCGATATGTTCGAAAACGTCGAGGCGGTCGAACAAGCCGTCATTCAGCCCGATCAATTAGGGCCCGGCAAGGTGGAAATCAGCAAGCCGATGTTTGGCGGTCGATCCGGTGCGATGCGAAGTGCCTTGATGGCGATGTATGGTGCGACCCAAGAGACGCAGGAGGCAGTCAAACTCGGTTTGGCATGGCTGAAACGACAACAAACACGCCGTGGGTACTGGCGATTGGATGGTCCCTATGATAACGGTGCCGGTACGGAAAACCGTTGTGCCGCCACCGCAATGGCGATACTCGCATTTGCCGGCGACGGGAACACGCACTTGGAAGGCCCGTACCGGCAAGAGGTTGAAAAAGGCGTTAAAGCTCTAGTCGCGATGCAAGACCGCAACGGGTTTATGGCGTCCGACACCCGTGGGAATGATCGTGCCTACGCACAAGCGCAAGCAACGATTGCGCTTTGTGAACTGTATGGAATGACCAAAGATTCTTGGTTGCGAGCCTATGCCCAACGCGCGATCGACTACGCGTTTCAAGCTCAAGGCCCCAACGGAGGTTGGCGCTACCGTCCCCGTGAACCCGGTGATACTTCGGTCACCGGTTGGTACGTGATGGCGATCCAAAGCGCGATGGCTGCCGGACTTGAAGTCAAGGATTCACAGGTCCGAAAGGTATCAACCTACCTGGACTCAGCCGCCGTTTATTATGGCGCAGGCTACTCTTACCAACCCGGGCAGAATCGGGCGACTCCGGCAATGACGGCCGAAGGACTGTTGTGTCGTCAGTACTTGGGATGGGAACGCGGGTTCGCACCGATGGTCGATGGCGTCAATCTATTACAGGCCGATGCGCCGTTTGATATTAACAACCACGACGTCTACTACTGGTACTACGCCACCCAGGTGTTCCATCATTTTGGCGGTGCACCCTGGAAAAATTGGAATGACGACATGAAGGTCAAGCTTCCGGCGCTACAAATTCGCGAAGGAACAGAGCGTGGGAGTTGGGCACCGCAGAGAGACAAATGGAGTATCGGCGGGCGAATGTTCACGACGTGCTTGTCGATCTATTGTTTGGAGGTGTATTACCGGCATCTCCCGCTGTACGACCAAGAGTAA
- a CDS encoding sugar phosphate isomerase/epimerase family protein, with translation MTVKYGICNETFGDMDLSEALQIAKAAGYTGWEVAPFMLTDDVDSFTAEQRKAYRDEVTNAGLQIIGLHWLLAKTEGFHLTTLDEAVRDETSKYLSKLAKLCGDLGGDVMVLGSPQQRNFPSSQTPEEAMASAADCLRGVVPTLQEQGVRIAIEPLGRGEGNFLNTAAEGRELMRMVDSEHVQLHLDVKAMSDEPTEITQIIRDNADAMIHFHANDPNLKGPGMGDVDFVPIFKTLSEVGYDGWVSVEVFDYAMGAEAIANESMRNMLQAQK, from the coding sequence ATGACAGTGAAATACGGTATCTGCAACGAAACTTTTGGCGACATGGACTTATCCGAAGCGCTGCAAATCGCAAAGGCAGCCGGATACACAGGTTGGGAAGTCGCTCCGTTCATGCTGACCGATGACGTGGATTCGTTCACGGCCGAACAACGGAAGGCCTATCGCGACGAAGTGACGAACGCCGGCTTGCAAATCATTGGGCTGCACTGGTTACTCGCCAAGACCGAGGGATTCCACCTGACGACGCTCGATGAAGCGGTCCGCGACGAAACATCAAAGTACCTCTCGAAACTGGCCAAGCTGTGCGGCGATCTTGGCGGCGACGTGATGGTGCTCGGTTCGCCGCAGCAGCGTAATTTCCCTTCTTCACAAACGCCCGAGGAAGCGATGGCTTCGGCAGCGGATTGTTTGCGCGGTGTCGTCCCTACGCTGCAAGAACAGGGAGTGCGAATCGCGATCGAACCACTCGGTCGCGGCGAGGGTAACTTTCTCAACACCGCCGCCGAAGGTCGCGAGTTAATGCGGATGGTCGACAGCGAACACGTGCAATTGCATCTTGACGTCAAGGCGATGAGTGACGAGCCGACCGAGATCACTCAAATCATTCGTGACAACGCCGATGCGATGATTCACTTCCATGCCAACGATCCGAACTTGAAAGGACCTGGGATGGGCGACGTCGACTTTGTCCCTATCTTTAAGACCCTCTCCGAAGTCGGCTATGACGGTTGGGTCAGTGTCGAGGTGTTCGACTACGCAATGGGAGCCGAAGCGATCGCCAACGAAAGTATGCGAAACATGCTTCAGGCTCAGAAATGA
- a CDS encoding DUF2752 domain-containing protein, with protein sequence MPTILIRIASAAVAISVIALLLVAASLEPHAGGLGTHQALGLPPCSTRILFGIRCPMCGMTTSWAHFVRAEFPSAVMANLAGTILAVFAIAVALLSMQVSWRGTLPTPDRTRQFTLGLVAVITIAITEWGLRLSPAGDWIW encoded by the coding sequence ATGCCGACGATATTGATTCGCATTGCCTCGGCGGCGGTTGCCATCTCCGTCATCGCCCTGCTATTGGTTGCCGCTTCGTTGGAGCCGCATGCCGGCGGGCTGGGGACGCACCAAGCACTGGGCCTGCCACCGTGCAGCACACGGATACTGTTCGGAATTCGTTGCCCAATGTGCGGCATGACGACAAGCTGGGCGCACTTCGTACGTGCGGAGTTCCCGTCGGCGGTCATGGCAAACTTAGCCGGAACGATTCTCGCAGTCTTTGCGATTGCGGTCGCCCTGCTTAGCATGCAAGTGTCATGGCGGGGAACGCTGCCCACGCCGGATCGAACGCGGCAGTTCACGCTTGGCCTAGTAGCGGTGATCACCATCGCCATCACCGAGTGGGGACTCCGACTCAGTCCCGCCGGTGATTGGATCTGGTAG
- a CDS encoding redox-sensing transcriptional repressor Rex, with protein MPDKPDPTDAIPPPTRFPRPAVGRFSLYYRELYRLLDQGQSHINSKQLGSIVNVSPAVVRRDLSNLGTIGRRGVGYQIDQLIDQIGGVLGSGQQWQVVLVGVGSLGDALLRYRGFERLGFRLVAAFDLDNQKVNQTIGGVSILNAETMVGKLAELSPDLAIIAVPAEVALDVANELVAAGISGILNFAPTTLRLPPGIAVVNVDLASELQRLAFSVQNL; from the coding sequence ATGCCAGACAAACCGGACCCCACTGATGCGATCCCGCCGCCGACGCGATTCCCGCGTCCGGCCGTCGGACGGTTTAGCCTGTACTACCGGGAGCTCTACCGATTGCTCGACCAAGGCCAATCGCACATCAACAGCAAACAACTGGGATCGATTGTCAATGTCTCCCCGGCGGTCGTCCGGCGTGACCTCAGCAACCTTGGCACCATCGGCCGGCGCGGGGTCGGCTACCAGATCGATCAACTGATCGATCAAATTGGCGGGGTACTCGGCAGCGGCCAACAATGGCAAGTCGTCCTCGTTGGCGTCGGCTCGCTCGGAGATGCACTGCTACGGTACCGGGGATTCGAACGCCTCGGCTTCCGACTTGTCGCCGCCTTCGATCTCGACAATCAAAAGGTGAATCAAACGATCGGTGGCGTTTCGATTCTCAATGCAGAAACGATGGTGGGCAAACTCGCCGAACTCTCGCCCGACCTAGCGATCATTGCCGTCCCCGCTGAAGTGGCGCTCGACGTCGCCAACGAATTGGTCGCCGCCGGAATCAGCGGTATCCTAAACTTTGCACCGACGACGCTGCGATTGCCCCCGGGAATCGCCGTCGTCAACGTCGACCTCGCAAGCGAACTCCAGCGGCTCGCTTTCAGTGTCCAGAATCTTTGA